AGTCTTGCAAGCGTAGCGACAAAGTCTGAAACCTGAAAACGGAAAGTAAATTGCCATGAGTGTTCAAACTCTATACACAGCCGCCACCGGCATGGAGGCGATGGAAACCAAGTTGGACGTGATCGCCAACAACTTGGCCAACATCAACACAACCGGTTTCAAAAAAGACCGCGCCAACTTTGAAGACCTACTATACCGAACAGAAGTCTACCCCGGTGTTCAAGACGCCAGCCAAACGCCAACGGCGGTCGGCACGCAAGTCGGGCTGGGTGTGCGGGTTACTAGCACGCAGACCGACCACAGCCAAGGCACACTGCAGCAAACCGGCCGCGAACTCGATATCGCGATCCAAGGCAAGGGATTCCTTCGCGTGCTCGATCCGTCTAGCCAGCAAACGATGTACACCCGCGCGGGAAACTTGGACATCAACGCGAACGGCCAACTCGTCATCGGTTCGGCTCAAATCGGGCGACTGGTTGATCCGCCGATCACGATCCCGCAAGACGCGACTGCGATACAAATCAATGCCAACGGCGAAGTCATGACGCGCGTGCCCGGACAAGTCGAACTGGCGAACCAAGGTCAGCTACAACTCGCACAATTCATCAACCCGGACGGTTTGTTGAAGGTCGGCGAAAACATGTACTTGCAAACCGACGCATCGGGGCAGGAACAACTGGCAAACCCCGGCGACCAGGGACTGGGAACGCTTCGCCAAGGCAACTTGGAAGCTTCCAACGTCCAACCCGTTCAAGAACTGATCGACTTGATCACCACCCAACGGGCGTTTGAGCTGAACAGCCAAGCCGTTCAAGCCGGCGACCAATTGATGCAGACCATCACCAACCTGAAACGCTACTAACCTTTCATCGAT
The sequence above is a segment of the Rubripirellula tenax genome. Coding sequences within it:
- the flgG gene encoding flagellar basal-body rod protein FlgG, with amino-acid sequence MSVQTLYTAATGMEAMETKLDVIANNLANINTTGFKKDRANFEDLLYRTEVYPGVQDASQTPTAVGTQVGLGVRVTSTQTDHSQGTLQQTGRELDIAIQGKGFLRVLDPSSQQTMYTRAGNLDINANGQLVIGSAQIGRLVDPPITIPQDATAIQINANGEVMTRVPGQVELANQGQLQLAQFINPDGLLKVGENMYLQTDASGQEQLANPGDQGLGTLRQGNLEASNVQPVQELIDLITTQRAFELNSQAVQAGDQLMQTITNLKRY